Proteins from one Scylla paramamosain isolate STU-SP2022 chromosome 3, ASM3559412v1, whole genome shotgun sequence genomic window:
- the LOC135095362 gene encoding transcription initiation factor TFIID subunit 1-like isoform X2, which translates to MWRKVCICNAVDPHVVWLVRTGHYPAGVQKTETQMASDSDVEAYLNQLSRKTHHLKQNSRPWEDSASSVSGADHPPDDLSVSSDLSLHVDSRAPKTHSHQKTATGGLLSDITALSDKYSGSKDKKSPTKDKFSTLEEKYLRKYNINASGPKNHEPSRETKQRKNAAEKDQADKSDLRVTPKASKGANYDSSEDIDDENLAHYLSEVTLTSEKLGSDKESTAAGNSETNDSSDDVLNLKNVIDVEELLGEEEDSGRSLHDSPAHYSVKSDDIAGRNKPQPDNKLTGKPQSKAAKVSKDEQAGASGGANLFASSKSSLFYSRQKDGEEEEEEDEPHTAVRLLLPQAGSDVFHSSRRKSSLSFDAINEGKIKLLKPSKQTIKGKTKVRHKSASEGTIATASDSQISEQVPASEMEEDALSYRRDASGGTQESTVVSEVQENSQVSTSASTVKSERSKQSGGSKRHSISSQTRHSVTLSSKASHRKHQESRSSKNDESEHRSKSHKQSHHLHRRHHHHKARKAHKTSHRKHKETERMTRKSRKKHRSPSSSSSSSSSSESSSSTSEPSRRRSHSHKHSSRRAAYGHWGKPPFLQPGMWPCCCLYTAHTGHAASPYTLPPFTGTTSSTLLSGSGLGVEEVMQQQVALVRQFLDSQQVMYQAYTSTLVSSFRYTSLRRTEKYIKKRKAPLTFPEAYRLVKEEMEASER; encoded by the exons GTCTGCATATGCAATGCAGTAGATCCTCATGTAGTGTGGTTGGTGAGGACTGGTCATTACCCTGCTGGGGTTCAGAAGACTGAG ACACAGATGGCTTCAGACAGCGATGTGGAG GCATACTTGAACCAGCTGAGCCGTAAGACACACCACCTGAAGCAGAACAGCCGGCCATGGGAAGACTCTGCATCCTCTGTGTCAGGTGCCGATCACCCACCTGACGACTTGAGTGTGTCAAGTGACCTCTCCCTGCATGTGGATTCCAGGGCACCTAAGACTCACTCACACCAGAAGACAGCCACAGGGGGACTCCTCTCAGACATCACAGCTCTCAGTGACAAGTACAGCGGTAGTAAGGATAAGAAGTCTCCCACCAAGGATAAATTCAGTACTTTAGAGGAAAAATATTTGAGAAAGTATAATATAAATGCTTCTGGTCCTAAAAATCATGAACCATCAAGAGAAACTAAGCAGAGGAAAAATGCAGCGGAAAAGGATCAAGCTGACAAATCTGACCTTCGTGTTACTCCCAAAGCAAGTAAAGGTGCCAATTATGATTCTTCAGAGGATATTGATGATGAAAACTTAGCACACTATCTGAGTGAAGTGACATTAACCAGTGAAAAGCTTGGCAGTGATAAGGAGAGTACTGCTGCTGGTAACAGTGAAACAAATGACAGCTCAGATGATGTGCTAAATCTGAAGAATGTAATTGATGTAGAGGAACTgttaggggaggaagaggacagtgGCAGATCCTTACATGATTCCCCAGCTCATTATTCTGTTAAGAGTGATGACATTGCAGGCAGAAACAAACCTCAGCCAGACAACAAACTCACAGGAAAGCCACAAAGCAAGGCAGCTAAAGTTTCCAAAGATGAGCAAGCAGGAGCATCAGGAGGAGCTAATCTTTTTGCCTCCTCCAAGTCAAGCTTATTTTACTCTAGACaaaaggatggggaggaagaggaggaggaggacgagcccCACACAGCTGTAAGATTACTTTTACCTCAAGCtggcagtgatgttttccactCCTCCCGAAGAAAGTCCTCGCTGAGCTTTGATGcaataaatgaagggaaaataaagctCCTGAAGCCCTCTAAGCAAACCATCAAGGGAAAAACAAAGGTAAGGCACAAATCAGCATCTGAAGGTACCATTGCCACAGCGTCTGACAGCCAAATATCAGAGCAAGTTCCGGCCAGCGAGATGGAAGAGGATGCCTTGTCCTACAGAAGGGATGCCTCAGGAGGAACACAGGAGTCCACAGTTGTCTCAGAAGTACAAGAAAACTCGCAGGTCTCCACGTCAGCAAGTACtgtgaaaagtgaaagaagcaAACAAAGTGGAGGAAGCAAGAGGCACAGTATTAGCTCCCAAACAAGACATTCTGTTACTTTATCTTCGAAAGCATCTCACAGAAAACACCAGGAGTCTCGTTCCTCTAAAAATGATGAGTCTGAACATAGAAGCAAGAGCCATAAGCAGAGTCACCACCtacaccgccgccaccatcaccacaaggcAAGGAAAGCACACAAAACATCACACAGAAAGCATAAGGAAACTGAGAGAATgacaaggaaaagcagaaagaagCACAGAtctccctcttcatcatcatcatcatcatcatcaagtgAGTCATCATCTTCCACGTCTGAGCCCTCCCGACGCAGATCTCACTCCCACAAGCACTCCAGCAGAAGGGCAGCTTATGGACACTGG GGCAAGCCTCCCTTCCTGCAGCCTGGCATGTGGCCCTGCTGCTGCCTCTACACTGCTCACACTGGCCATGCTGCCTCCCCCTACACACTGCCACCATTCACAG GTACCACCAGCAGTACTTTGCTGTCCGGCAGTGGGctgggggtggaggaggtgatgcAGCAGCAGGTGGCGCTTGTGAGGCAGTTCCTGGACAGCCAGCAGGTGATGTACCAAGCCTACACCTCCACACTTGTCTCTTCCTTCCGCTACACCTCCCTGCGGCGCACTGAGAAG tacataaagaagaggaaggcgcCCCTCACTTTCCCTGAGGCATACAGGCTCGtcaaggaggagatggaggcatCTGAGAGATGA
- the LOC135095362 gene encoding uncharacterized protein DDB_G0271670-like isoform X3, with protein sequence MVCICNAVDPHVVWLVRTGHYPAGVQKTETQMASDSDVEAYLNQLSRKTHHLKQNSRPWEDSASSVSGADHPPDDLSVSSDLSLHVDSRAPKTHSHQKTATGGLLSDITALSDKYSGSKDKKSPTKDKFSTLEEKYLRKYNINASGPKNHEPSRETKQRKNAAEKDQADKSDLRVTPKASKGANYDSSEDIDDENLAHYLSEVTLTSEKLGSDKESTAAGNSETNDSSDDVLNLKNVIDVEELLGEEEDSGRSLHDSPAHYSVKSDDIAGRNKPQPDNKLTGKPQSKAAKVSKDEQAGASGGANLFASSKSSLFYSRQKDGEEEEEEDEPHTAVRLLLPQAGSDVFHSSRRKSSLSFDAINEGKIKLLKPSKQTIKGKTKVRHKSASEGTIATASDSQISEQVPASEMEEDALSYRRDASGGTQESTVVSEVQENSQVSTSASTVKSERSKQSGGSKRHSISSQTRHSVTLSSKASHRKHQESRSSKNDESEHRSKSHKQSHHLHRRHHHHKARKAHKTSHRKHKETERMTRKSRKKHRSPSSSSSSSSSSESSSSTSEPSRRRSHSHKHSSRRAAYGHWGKPPFLQPGMWPCCCLYTAHTGHAASPYTLPPFTGTTSSTLLSGSGLGVEEVMQQQVALVRQFLDSQQVMYQAYTSTLVSSFRYTSLRRTEKYIKKRKAPLTFPEAYRLVKEEMEASER encoded by the exons GTCTGCATATGCAATGCAGTAGATCCTCATGTAGTGTGGTTGGTGAGGACTGGTCATTACCCTGCTGGGGTTCAGAAGACTGAG ACACAGATGGCTTCAGACAGCGATGTGGAG GCATACTTGAACCAGCTGAGCCGTAAGACACACCACCTGAAGCAGAACAGCCGGCCATGGGAAGACTCTGCATCCTCTGTGTCAGGTGCCGATCACCCACCTGACGACTTGAGTGTGTCAAGTGACCTCTCCCTGCATGTGGATTCCAGGGCACCTAAGACTCACTCACACCAGAAGACAGCCACAGGGGGACTCCTCTCAGACATCACAGCTCTCAGTGACAAGTACAGCGGTAGTAAGGATAAGAAGTCTCCCACCAAGGATAAATTCAGTACTTTAGAGGAAAAATATTTGAGAAAGTATAATATAAATGCTTCTGGTCCTAAAAATCATGAACCATCAAGAGAAACTAAGCAGAGGAAAAATGCAGCGGAAAAGGATCAAGCTGACAAATCTGACCTTCGTGTTACTCCCAAAGCAAGTAAAGGTGCCAATTATGATTCTTCAGAGGATATTGATGATGAAAACTTAGCACACTATCTGAGTGAAGTGACATTAACCAGTGAAAAGCTTGGCAGTGATAAGGAGAGTACTGCTGCTGGTAACAGTGAAACAAATGACAGCTCAGATGATGTGCTAAATCTGAAGAATGTAATTGATGTAGAGGAACTgttaggggaggaagaggacagtgGCAGATCCTTACATGATTCCCCAGCTCATTATTCTGTTAAGAGTGATGACATTGCAGGCAGAAACAAACCTCAGCCAGACAACAAACTCACAGGAAAGCCACAAAGCAAGGCAGCTAAAGTTTCCAAAGATGAGCAAGCAGGAGCATCAGGAGGAGCTAATCTTTTTGCCTCCTCCAAGTCAAGCTTATTTTACTCTAGACaaaaggatggggaggaagaggaggaggaggacgagcccCACACAGCTGTAAGATTACTTTTACCTCAAGCtggcagtgatgttttccactCCTCCCGAAGAAAGTCCTCGCTGAGCTTTGATGcaataaatgaagggaaaataaagctCCTGAAGCCCTCTAAGCAAACCATCAAGGGAAAAACAAAGGTAAGGCACAAATCAGCATCTGAAGGTACCATTGCCACAGCGTCTGACAGCCAAATATCAGAGCAAGTTCCGGCCAGCGAGATGGAAGAGGATGCCTTGTCCTACAGAAGGGATGCCTCAGGAGGAACACAGGAGTCCACAGTTGTCTCAGAAGTACAAGAAAACTCGCAGGTCTCCACGTCAGCAAGTACtgtgaaaagtgaaagaagcaAACAAAGTGGAGGAAGCAAGAGGCACAGTATTAGCTCCCAAACAAGACATTCTGTTACTTTATCTTCGAAAGCATCTCACAGAAAACACCAGGAGTCTCGTTCCTCTAAAAATGATGAGTCTGAACATAGAAGCAAGAGCCATAAGCAGAGTCACCACCtacaccgccgccaccatcaccacaaggcAAGGAAAGCACACAAAACATCACACAGAAAGCATAAGGAAACTGAGAGAATgacaaggaaaagcagaaagaagCACAGAtctccctcttcatcatcatcatcatcatcatcaagtgAGTCATCATCTTCCACGTCTGAGCCCTCCCGACGCAGATCTCACTCCCACAAGCACTCCAGCAGAAGGGCAGCTTATGGACACTGG GGCAAGCCTCCCTTCCTGCAGCCTGGCATGTGGCCCTGCTGCTGCCTCTACACTGCTCACACTGGCCATGCTGCCTCCCCCTACACACTGCCACCATTCACAG GTACCACCAGCAGTACTTTGCTGTCCGGCAGTGGGctgggggtggaggaggtgatgcAGCAGCAGGTGGCGCTTGTGAGGCAGTTCCTGGACAGCCAGCAGGTGATGTACCAAGCCTACACCTCCACACTTGTCTCTTCCTTCCGCTACACCTCCCTGCGGCGCACTGAGAAG tacataaagaagaggaaggcgcCCCTCACTTTCCCTGAGGCATACAGGCTCGtcaaggaggagatggaggcatCTGAGAGATGA
- the LOC135095362 gene encoding transcription initiation factor TFIID subunit 1-like isoform X1 — MGRPSQVCICNAVDPHVVWLVRTGHYPAGVQKTETQMASDSDVEAYLNQLSRKTHHLKQNSRPWEDSASSVSGADHPPDDLSVSSDLSLHVDSRAPKTHSHQKTATGGLLSDITALSDKYSGSKDKKSPTKDKFSTLEEKYLRKYNINASGPKNHEPSRETKQRKNAAEKDQADKSDLRVTPKASKGANYDSSEDIDDENLAHYLSEVTLTSEKLGSDKESTAAGNSETNDSSDDVLNLKNVIDVEELLGEEEDSGRSLHDSPAHYSVKSDDIAGRNKPQPDNKLTGKPQSKAAKVSKDEQAGASGGANLFASSKSSLFYSRQKDGEEEEEEDEPHTAVRLLLPQAGSDVFHSSRRKSSLSFDAINEGKIKLLKPSKQTIKGKTKVRHKSASEGTIATASDSQISEQVPASEMEEDALSYRRDASGGTQESTVVSEVQENSQVSTSASTVKSERSKQSGGSKRHSISSQTRHSVTLSSKASHRKHQESRSSKNDESEHRSKSHKQSHHLHRRHHHHKARKAHKTSHRKHKETERMTRKSRKKHRSPSSSSSSSSSSESSSSTSEPSRRRSHSHKHSSRRAAYGHWGKPPFLQPGMWPCCCLYTAHTGHAASPYTLPPFTGTTSSTLLSGSGLGVEEVMQQQVALVRQFLDSQQVMYQAYTSTLVSSFRYTSLRRTEKYIKKRKAPLTFPEAYRLVKEEMEASER; from the exons GTCTGCATATGCAATGCAGTAGATCCTCATGTAGTGTGGTTGGTGAGGACTGGTCATTACCCTGCTGGGGTTCAGAAGACTGAG ACACAGATGGCTTCAGACAGCGATGTGGAG GCATACTTGAACCAGCTGAGCCGTAAGACACACCACCTGAAGCAGAACAGCCGGCCATGGGAAGACTCTGCATCCTCTGTGTCAGGTGCCGATCACCCACCTGACGACTTGAGTGTGTCAAGTGACCTCTCCCTGCATGTGGATTCCAGGGCACCTAAGACTCACTCACACCAGAAGACAGCCACAGGGGGACTCCTCTCAGACATCACAGCTCTCAGTGACAAGTACAGCGGTAGTAAGGATAAGAAGTCTCCCACCAAGGATAAATTCAGTACTTTAGAGGAAAAATATTTGAGAAAGTATAATATAAATGCTTCTGGTCCTAAAAATCATGAACCATCAAGAGAAACTAAGCAGAGGAAAAATGCAGCGGAAAAGGATCAAGCTGACAAATCTGACCTTCGTGTTACTCCCAAAGCAAGTAAAGGTGCCAATTATGATTCTTCAGAGGATATTGATGATGAAAACTTAGCACACTATCTGAGTGAAGTGACATTAACCAGTGAAAAGCTTGGCAGTGATAAGGAGAGTACTGCTGCTGGTAACAGTGAAACAAATGACAGCTCAGATGATGTGCTAAATCTGAAGAATGTAATTGATGTAGAGGAACTgttaggggaggaagaggacagtgGCAGATCCTTACATGATTCCCCAGCTCATTATTCTGTTAAGAGTGATGACATTGCAGGCAGAAACAAACCTCAGCCAGACAACAAACTCACAGGAAAGCCACAAAGCAAGGCAGCTAAAGTTTCCAAAGATGAGCAAGCAGGAGCATCAGGAGGAGCTAATCTTTTTGCCTCCTCCAAGTCAAGCTTATTTTACTCTAGACaaaaggatggggaggaagaggaggaggaggacgagcccCACACAGCTGTAAGATTACTTTTACCTCAAGCtggcagtgatgttttccactCCTCCCGAAGAAAGTCCTCGCTGAGCTTTGATGcaataaatgaagggaaaataaagctCCTGAAGCCCTCTAAGCAAACCATCAAGGGAAAAACAAAGGTAAGGCACAAATCAGCATCTGAAGGTACCATTGCCACAGCGTCTGACAGCCAAATATCAGAGCAAGTTCCGGCCAGCGAGATGGAAGAGGATGCCTTGTCCTACAGAAGGGATGCCTCAGGAGGAACACAGGAGTCCACAGTTGTCTCAGAAGTACAAGAAAACTCGCAGGTCTCCACGTCAGCAAGTACtgtgaaaagtgaaagaagcaAACAAAGTGGAGGAAGCAAGAGGCACAGTATTAGCTCCCAAACAAGACATTCTGTTACTTTATCTTCGAAAGCATCTCACAGAAAACACCAGGAGTCTCGTTCCTCTAAAAATGATGAGTCTGAACATAGAAGCAAGAGCCATAAGCAGAGTCACCACCtacaccgccgccaccatcaccacaaggcAAGGAAAGCACACAAAACATCACACAGAAAGCATAAGGAAACTGAGAGAATgacaaggaaaagcagaaagaagCACAGAtctccctcttcatcatcatcatcatcatcatcaagtgAGTCATCATCTTCCACGTCTGAGCCCTCCCGACGCAGATCTCACTCCCACAAGCACTCCAGCAGAAGGGCAGCTTATGGACACTGG GGCAAGCCTCCCTTCCTGCAGCCTGGCATGTGGCCCTGCTGCTGCCTCTACACTGCTCACACTGGCCATGCTGCCTCCCCCTACACACTGCCACCATTCACAG GTACCACCAGCAGTACTTTGCTGTCCGGCAGTGGGctgggggtggaggaggtgatgcAGCAGCAGGTGGCGCTTGTGAGGCAGTTCCTGGACAGCCAGCAGGTGATGTACCAAGCCTACACCTCCACACTTGTCTCTTCCTTCCGCTACACCTCCCTGCGGCGCACTGAGAAG tacataaagaagaggaaggcgcCCCTCACTTTCCCTGAGGCATACAGGCTCGtcaaggaggagatggaggcatCTGAGAGATGA
- the LOC135095362 gene encoding uncharacterized protein DDB_G0271670-like isoform X5, whose amino-acid sequence MWRKVCICNAVDPHVVWLVRTGHYPAGVQKTEAYLNQLSRKTHHLKQNSRPWEDSASSVSGADHPPDDLSVSSDLSLHVDSRAPKTHSHQKTATGGLLSDITALSDKYSGSKDKKSPTKDKFSTLEEKYLRKYNINASGPKNHEPSRETKQRKNAAEKDQADKSDLRVTPKASKGANYDSSEDIDDENLAHYLSEVTLTSEKLGSDKESTAAGNSETNDSSDDVLNLKNVIDVEELLGEEEDSGRSLHDSPAHYSVKSDDIAGRNKPQPDNKLTGKPQSKAAKVSKDEQAGASGGANLFASSKSSLFYSRQKDGEEEEEEDEPHTAVRLLLPQAGSDVFHSSRRKSSLSFDAINEGKIKLLKPSKQTIKGKTKVRHKSASEGTIATASDSQISEQVPASEMEEDALSYRRDASGGTQESTVVSEVQENSQVSTSASTVKSERSKQSGGSKRHSISSQTRHSVTLSSKASHRKHQESRSSKNDESEHRSKSHKQSHHLHRRHHHHKARKAHKTSHRKHKETERMTRKSRKKHRSPSSSSSSSSSSESSSSTSEPSRRRSHSHKHSSRRAAYGHWGKPPFLQPGMWPCCCLYTAHTGHAASPYTLPPFTGTTSSTLLSGSGLGVEEVMQQQVALVRQFLDSQQVMYQAYTSTLVSSFRYTSLRRTEKYIKKRKAPLTFPEAYRLVKEEMEASER is encoded by the exons GTCTGCATATGCAATGCAGTAGATCCTCATGTAGTGTGGTTGGTGAGGACTGGTCATTACCCTGCTGGGGTTCAGAAGACTGAG GCATACTTGAACCAGCTGAGCCGTAAGACACACCACCTGAAGCAGAACAGCCGGCCATGGGAAGACTCTGCATCCTCTGTGTCAGGTGCCGATCACCCACCTGACGACTTGAGTGTGTCAAGTGACCTCTCCCTGCATGTGGATTCCAGGGCACCTAAGACTCACTCACACCAGAAGACAGCCACAGGGGGACTCCTCTCAGACATCACAGCTCTCAGTGACAAGTACAGCGGTAGTAAGGATAAGAAGTCTCCCACCAAGGATAAATTCAGTACTTTAGAGGAAAAATATTTGAGAAAGTATAATATAAATGCTTCTGGTCCTAAAAATCATGAACCATCAAGAGAAACTAAGCAGAGGAAAAATGCAGCGGAAAAGGATCAAGCTGACAAATCTGACCTTCGTGTTACTCCCAAAGCAAGTAAAGGTGCCAATTATGATTCTTCAGAGGATATTGATGATGAAAACTTAGCACACTATCTGAGTGAAGTGACATTAACCAGTGAAAAGCTTGGCAGTGATAAGGAGAGTACTGCTGCTGGTAACAGTGAAACAAATGACAGCTCAGATGATGTGCTAAATCTGAAGAATGTAATTGATGTAGAGGAACTgttaggggaggaagaggacagtgGCAGATCCTTACATGATTCCCCAGCTCATTATTCTGTTAAGAGTGATGACATTGCAGGCAGAAACAAACCTCAGCCAGACAACAAACTCACAGGAAAGCCACAAAGCAAGGCAGCTAAAGTTTCCAAAGATGAGCAAGCAGGAGCATCAGGAGGAGCTAATCTTTTTGCCTCCTCCAAGTCAAGCTTATTTTACTCTAGACaaaaggatggggaggaagaggaggaggaggacgagcccCACACAGCTGTAAGATTACTTTTACCTCAAGCtggcagtgatgttttccactCCTCCCGAAGAAAGTCCTCGCTGAGCTTTGATGcaataaatgaagggaaaataaagctCCTGAAGCCCTCTAAGCAAACCATCAAGGGAAAAACAAAGGTAAGGCACAAATCAGCATCTGAAGGTACCATTGCCACAGCGTCTGACAGCCAAATATCAGAGCAAGTTCCGGCCAGCGAGATGGAAGAGGATGCCTTGTCCTACAGAAGGGATGCCTCAGGAGGAACACAGGAGTCCACAGTTGTCTCAGAAGTACAAGAAAACTCGCAGGTCTCCACGTCAGCAAGTACtgtgaaaagtgaaagaagcaAACAAAGTGGAGGAAGCAAGAGGCACAGTATTAGCTCCCAAACAAGACATTCTGTTACTTTATCTTCGAAAGCATCTCACAGAAAACACCAGGAGTCTCGTTCCTCTAAAAATGATGAGTCTGAACATAGAAGCAAGAGCCATAAGCAGAGTCACCACCtacaccgccgccaccatcaccacaaggcAAGGAAAGCACACAAAACATCACACAGAAAGCATAAGGAAACTGAGAGAATgacaaggaaaagcagaaagaagCACAGAtctccctcttcatcatcatcatcatcatcatcaagtgAGTCATCATCTTCCACGTCTGAGCCCTCCCGACGCAGATCTCACTCCCACAAGCACTCCAGCAGAAGGGCAGCTTATGGACACTGG GGCAAGCCTCCCTTCCTGCAGCCTGGCATGTGGCCCTGCTGCTGCCTCTACACTGCTCACACTGGCCATGCTGCCTCCCCCTACACACTGCCACCATTCACAG GTACCACCAGCAGTACTTTGCTGTCCGGCAGTGGGctgggggtggaggaggtgatgcAGCAGCAGGTGGCGCTTGTGAGGCAGTTCCTGGACAGCCAGCAGGTGATGTACCAAGCCTACACCTCCACACTTGTCTCTTCCTTCCGCTACACCTCCCTGCGGCGCACTGAGAAG tacataaagaagaggaaggcgcCCCTCACTTTCCCTGAGGCATACAGGCTCGtcaaggaggagatggaggcatCTGAGAGATGA
- the LOC135095362 gene encoding uncharacterized protein DDB_G0271670-like isoform X8 produces MWRKVCICNAVDPHVVWLTQMASDSDVEAYLNQLSRKTHHLKQNSRPWEDSASSVSGADHPPDDLSVSSDLSLHVDSRAPKTHSHQKTATGGLLSDITALSDKYSGSKDKKSPTKDKFSTLEEKYLRKYNINASGPKNHEPSRETKQRKNAAEKDQADKSDLRVTPKASKGANYDSSEDIDDENLAHYLSEVTLTSEKLGSDKESTAAGNSETNDSSDDVLNLKNVIDVEELLGEEEDSGRSLHDSPAHYSVKSDDIAGRNKPQPDNKLTGKPQSKAAKVSKDEQAGASGGANLFASSKSSLFYSRQKDGEEEEEEDEPHTAVRLLLPQAGSDVFHSSRRKSSLSFDAINEGKIKLLKPSKQTIKGKTKVRHKSASEGTIATASDSQISEQVPASEMEEDALSYRRDASGGTQESTVVSEVQENSQVSTSASTVKSERSKQSGGSKRHSISSQTRHSVTLSSKASHRKHQESRSSKNDESEHRSKSHKQSHHLHRRHHHHKARKAHKTSHRKHKETERMTRKSRKKHRSPSSSSSSSSSSESSSSTSEPSRRRSHSHKHSSRRAAYGHWGKPPFLQPGMWPCCCLYTAHTGHAASPYTLPPFTGTTSSTLLSGSGLGVEEVMQQQVALVRQFLDSQQVMYQAYTSTLVSSFRYTSLRRTEKYIKKRKAPLTFPEAYRLVKEEMEASER; encoded by the exons GTCTGCATATGCAATGCAGTAGATCCTCATGTAGTGTGGTTG ACACAGATGGCTTCAGACAGCGATGTGGAG GCATACTTGAACCAGCTGAGCCGTAAGACACACCACCTGAAGCAGAACAGCCGGCCATGGGAAGACTCTGCATCCTCTGTGTCAGGTGCCGATCACCCACCTGACGACTTGAGTGTGTCAAGTGACCTCTCCCTGCATGTGGATTCCAGGGCACCTAAGACTCACTCACACCAGAAGACAGCCACAGGGGGACTCCTCTCAGACATCACAGCTCTCAGTGACAAGTACAGCGGTAGTAAGGATAAGAAGTCTCCCACCAAGGATAAATTCAGTACTTTAGAGGAAAAATATTTGAGAAAGTATAATATAAATGCTTCTGGTCCTAAAAATCATGAACCATCAAGAGAAACTAAGCAGAGGAAAAATGCAGCGGAAAAGGATCAAGCTGACAAATCTGACCTTCGTGTTACTCCCAAAGCAAGTAAAGGTGCCAATTATGATTCTTCAGAGGATATTGATGATGAAAACTTAGCACACTATCTGAGTGAAGTGACATTAACCAGTGAAAAGCTTGGCAGTGATAAGGAGAGTACTGCTGCTGGTAACAGTGAAACAAATGACAGCTCAGATGATGTGCTAAATCTGAAGAATGTAATTGATGTAGAGGAACTgttaggggaggaagaggacagtgGCAGATCCTTACATGATTCCCCAGCTCATTATTCTGTTAAGAGTGATGACATTGCAGGCAGAAACAAACCTCAGCCAGACAACAAACTCACAGGAAAGCCACAAAGCAAGGCAGCTAAAGTTTCCAAAGATGAGCAAGCAGGAGCATCAGGAGGAGCTAATCTTTTTGCCTCCTCCAAGTCAAGCTTATTTTACTCTAGACaaaaggatggggaggaagaggaggaggaggacgagcccCACACAGCTGTAAGATTACTTTTACCTCAAGCtggcagtgatgttttccactCCTCCCGAAGAAAGTCCTCGCTGAGCTTTGATGcaataaatgaagggaaaataaagctCCTGAAGCCCTCTAAGCAAACCATCAAGGGAAAAACAAAGGTAAGGCACAAATCAGCATCTGAAGGTACCATTGCCACAGCGTCTGACAGCCAAATATCAGAGCAAGTTCCGGCCAGCGAGATGGAAGAGGATGCCTTGTCCTACAGAAGGGATGCCTCAGGAGGAACACAGGAGTCCACAGTTGTCTCAGAAGTACAAGAAAACTCGCAGGTCTCCACGTCAGCAAGTACtgtgaaaagtgaaagaagcaAACAAAGTGGAGGAAGCAAGAGGCACAGTATTAGCTCCCAAACAAGACATTCTGTTACTTTATCTTCGAAAGCATCTCACAGAAAACACCAGGAGTCTCGTTCCTCTAAAAATGATGAGTCTGAACATAGAAGCAAGAGCCATAAGCAGAGTCACCACCtacaccgccgccaccatcaccacaaggcAAGGAAAGCACACAAAACATCACACAGAAAGCATAAGGAAACTGAGAGAATgacaaggaaaagcagaaagaagCACAGAtctccctcttcatcatcatcatcatcatcatcaagtgAGTCATCATCTTCCACGTCTGAGCCCTCCCGACGCAGATCTCACTCCCACAAGCACTCCAGCAGAAGGGCAGCTTATGGACACTGG GGCAAGCCTCCCTTCCTGCAGCCTGGCATGTGGCCCTGCTGCTGCCTCTACACTGCTCACACTGGCCATGCTGCCTCCCCCTACACACTGCCACCATTCACAG GTACCACCAGCAGTACTTTGCTGTCCGGCAGTGGGctgggggtggaggaggtgatgcAGCAGCAGGTGGCGCTTGTGAGGCAGTTCCTGGACAGCCAGCAGGTGATGTACCAAGCCTACACCTCCACACTTGTCTCTTCCTTCCGCTACACCTCCCTGCGGCGCACTGAGAAG tacataaagaagaggaaggcgcCCCTCACTTTCCCTGAGGCATACAGGCTCGtcaaggaggagatggaggcatCTGAGAGATGA